Proteins found in one Chrysiogenes arsenatis DSM 11915 genomic segment:
- a CDS encoding DUF485 domain-containing protein yields MDDKTVDMILNNPTFLDLVRRRRKLTVTLTFLMLAAYGLFLTGIAFFPDILAIPVPYLTYSVIPIGIPIAIGVICFAFVLTGIYVVSANRDFDTQTQIIKQATYDYQRLSHSGDEGSRP; encoded by the coding sequence ATGGATGACAAAACCGTCGACATGATTCTCAACAATCCAACGTTCCTTGATCTCGTTCGCCGCCGTCGAAAGTTGACCGTAACCCTCACATTTTTAATGCTTGCGGCATATGGGCTTTTCCTGACAGGGATTGCATTCTTCCCAGACATTTTGGCAATACCTGTCCCATATCTCACGTACTCGGTAATCCCTATCGGCATACCAATTGCTATCGGAGTAATATGTTTTGCCTTTGTTTTGACTGGCATCTATGTTGTATCAGCCAATCGCGACTTTGACACACAAACGCAAATCATCAAGCAAGCGACGTACGACTATCAGAGACTCTCGCACTCTGGCGATGAGGGGAGTCGCCCATGA
- the actP gene encoding cation/acetate symporter ActP, which yields MIRSTLSFLLGGSLLCLPPLAGATITYEISRTGTGIVSPLFFLLFLAITGVIIYFSAKRTRTAKDFYAAGGGISAAQNGLAIAGDYMSAASFLGITGLIYLHGYDGFIYSVGFLVGWPIILFLIAEQLRNLGKYTFADVASYRLRQKPIRTLAAFGSLAVVLFYLIAQMIGGGKLVQVLFGIPYPIAVAIIGVIMMVYVSYGGMLATTWVQIIKAILLLLGTLFIAVTSMYLVGFSYEDLSIRALQNHRTGAAIMAPGNFIQDPISAFSLGIALIFGAAGLPHILMRFFTVADARQARKSVLYATGLIGFFYILTFTIGFAAIIHVSRNTNYLDDMGRLLGGENMVALHLAHAVGGDVFLGFISAVAFTTILAVVSALTLAGASAISHDLYNNVFKKGTVSDFQLMSVSRRAAVGIGVVAILLALAFENQNIALIVGIAFAIAASANFPVLIMSMFWSRLTTRGAVIGGAMGLASVLILILVGPVVWQGVFGFSQPLFPWEHPALFSLPIAFAGIWFFSITDKSEAARREHQAFKAQFVRAQTGIGSEGVKYL from the coding sequence ATGATACGCTCCACCCTTTCTTTCCTTCTTGGCGGATCGCTGCTTTGCCTCCCTCCACTCGCAGGGGCAACGATTACGTATGAAATTTCCCGCACCGGAACGGGCATCGTATCTCCATTGTTTTTCTTACTTTTTCTTGCCATCACGGGAGTAATCATTTATTTTTCTGCGAAACGGACGCGCACGGCAAAGGACTTTTACGCTGCGGGCGGAGGGATTTCGGCAGCGCAAAATGGCCTCGCCATTGCGGGCGACTACATGTCTGCCGCCTCTTTCCTTGGGATTACTGGGCTGATCTACCTCCATGGCTATGATGGATTCATCTATTCTGTGGGCTTTCTTGTGGGCTGGCCAATTATCCTTTTCCTGATTGCAGAGCAGTTACGCAACCTAGGCAAATACACGTTCGCCGATGTTGCCTCGTACCGCTTGCGGCAAAAACCAATACGGACACTTGCCGCTTTTGGCTCACTGGCGGTGGTGCTCTTCTACCTCATCGCGCAAATGATTGGCGGCGGCAAGCTGGTGCAAGTACTCTTTGGCATCCCGTATCCTATTGCGGTGGCTATCATTGGCGTCATTATGATGGTCTATGTTTCGTACGGCGGCATGCTCGCCACCACGTGGGTACAAATAATCAAGGCAATCTTATTGTTACTCGGCACACTTTTTATTGCAGTCACCTCGATGTATCTCGTTGGATTCAGCTACGAAGATCTCTCCATCCGCGCTCTGCAAAACCACCGTACGGGGGCGGCAATTATGGCGCCAGGGAATTTCATCCAAGATCCAATCTCAGCTTTCTCACTTGGGATTGCGCTCATTTTCGGCGCAGCAGGCCTGCCACATATCCTCATGCGCTTCTTCACGGTAGCCGATGCCCGGCAAGCGCGCAAATCGGTACTGTATGCCACCGGCCTTATTGGCTTTTTTTATATCCTGACATTCACTATCGGCTTCGCCGCGATTATCCATGTCTCGCGCAATACGAACTACCTGGATGATATGGGGCGGTTACTTGGTGGTGAAAACATGGTGGCTCTGCACCTTGCGCATGCTGTCGGGGGAGATGTCTTCCTAGGCTTTATCTCTGCGGTTGCATTTACCACCATTCTGGCGGTTGTTTCCGCCCTAACGCTGGCGGGAGCGAGCGCCATCTCTCATGACCTCTACAATAACGTCTTCAAAAAAGGGACAGTTTCAGACTTCCAACTGATGTCAGTCAGTCGGCGCGCTGCCGTCGGTATTGGCGTCGTAGCGATTCTTCTGGCGTTGGCATTTGAAAATCAGAACATTGCCTTGATTGTCGGTATTGCTTTTGCTATTGCGGCGAGTGCAAACTTTCCAGTACTTATTATGTCCATGTTCTGGTCACGCTTGACAACACGCGGTGCGGTTATCGGTGGCGCCATGGGATTGGCGAGCGTACTTATACTCATTCTTGTCGGCCCCGTTGTGTGGCAAGGGGTTTTTGGCTTTTCCCAGCCGCTCTTTCCGTGGGAACATCCAGCGCTCTTTTCACTCCCCATAGCCTTTGCAGGAATATGGTTTTTTTCCATCACGGACAAAAGTGAAGCGGCACGGCGCGAACATCAAGCATTCAAAGCCCAGTTTGTCCGGGCTCAGACGGGAATAGGTTCAGAAGGGGTAAAATACCTCTAG
- a CDS encoding putative nucleotidyltransferase substrate binding domain-containing protein, translated as MSLETLDYRTFFSKIEPFNALNEQRFDTVIESLDVQYFRPQDVIMSRGTEPQYYFIIAKGMVQEIDDEDHSFFYSVRDSFDAASLLQGRARSQFIAAEESLCFALKKEVFLQLIKSDIAFESYFLQSLSQKMNALLERNLNKDVASFMATRVRDCVIHQPVIVPHTMTIGEAVGVMSAQKSDSLIVSFPDGGEGLVTNTDLRDKVILKNRPYSEPIGYIVVKKLITIDESDFLFNALLTLIEHSIKRVIVQRSGKTVGVLEQIDLLSSISSKAHLTNMQIQKAQSVEELRNATTDVAHLIRSLQQQGVKVRHITKLLGDLNGKVYKKLFELIAPPELIANSALIILGSEGRKEQTLRTDQDNALILRDGFHFPEIQAITKQFTDSLISFGFPECPGGVMVVNPFWCKPLAEYEHELRRWVHEPGGDNAMNFAILIDASFVAGDNSLYTQLREIMNQVIRNDQLFFANFAKNALLFETPLSLFSGFVTEKRGDHGEGLDIKKGAIFPIVHGIRSLSLEHGCVSTNTIERIKELNDAGHLDTPVATELIESLSFLLNMRLNAHLEKHERGQVIDNYICPKKLSNFERDLLRDVFKIVDRFKKYITHHFKINVVR; from the coding sequence ATGTCACTAGAAACGCTTGATTACCGTACATTTTTTTCAAAAATTGAACCGTTCAACGCCTTGAACGAACAACGTTTCGATACCGTCATCGAAAGCCTCGACGTTCAATACTTTCGTCCGCAGGACGTTATCATGTCGCGTGGCACTGAACCGCAATACTACTTTATCATCGCCAAAGGGATGGTACAGGAAATAGATGACGAAGATCACTCCTTCTTCTACTCCGTACGCGACAGCTTTGATGCCGCTTCGCTCCTACAAGGGCGTGCCCGCAGCCAATTTATCGCGGCAGAAGAGTCACTCTGCTTTGCGCTGAAAAAAGAGGTATTCCTCCAGCTGATCAAAAGCGATATTGCGTTTGAAAGCTACTTCCTGCAAAGCCTTTCCCAGAAGATGAATGCCTTGCTTGAGCGCAATTTAAATAAAGACGTCGCCTCATTTATGGCAACCCGCGTACGCGATTGCGTCATACATCAACCGGTGATTGTGCCGCACACCATGACGATTGGTGAAGCAGTAGGGGTGATGAGCGCTCAGAAATCTGATTCGCTTATTGTCAGCTTCCCTGATGGCGGCGAGGGTTTAGTTACCAACACCGACTTGCGTGACAAAGTAATACTGAAAAACCGACCCTATTCCGAACCGATCGGCTATATCGTCGTAAAAAAGCTCATCACGATTGACGAATCAGATTTCCTTTTTAATGCCCTTCTCACCCTTATAGAGCACTCCATAAAGCGCGTAATCGTGCAACGTAGCGGGAAAACCGTAGGCGTTTTAGAGCAAATCGACCTCCTGAGTTCCATTTCTTCCAAAGCACACCTGACGAATATGCAGATCCAAAAGGCGCAAAGTGTCGAAGAACTGCGCAACGCAACAACCGACGTAGCTCATTTGATCCGCTCCTTACAACAACAAGGGGTAAAGGTGCGCCATATCACGAAGCTGCTTGGCGACTTGAATGGCAAAGTGTACAAAAAACTCTTTGAGCTGATTGCTCCGCCAGAGCTTATCGCAAACTCGGCGTTAATTATCCTTGGAAGCGAAGGGCGCAAAGAGCAGACCCTGCGCACCGATCAGGACAATGCGCTCATTCTTCGTGATGGATTCCATTTCCCTGAAATACAAGCGATCACCAAACAATTCACCGACTCGCTTATCTCATTTGGTTTCCCAGAATGTCCAGGCGGGGTAATGGTGGTGAACCCTTTCTGGTGTAAACCACTTGCGGAGTACGAACACGAACTGCGCCGCTGGGTACACGAGCCAGGTGGTGATAACGCCATGAACTTTGCCATTCTCATCGACGCTAGCTTTGTGGCTGGCGATAATTCGCTCTACACACAATTGCGCGAAATCATGAATCAGGTTATCCGTAACGACCAGTTGTTCTTTGCCAATTTCGCGAAGAACGCATTACTGTTTGAAACCCCCCTTTCACTCTTCTCGGGATTCGTCACCGAAAAACGGGGCGACCATGGAGAAGGGCTTGACATTAAAAAAGGGGCCATATTTCCGATTGTACACGGAATTCGTAGCCTGAGTTTAGAGCATGGTTGTGTCAGCACCAACACGATCGAGCGAATTAAAGAACTCAATGATGCCGGACACCTTGACACGCCCGTCGCTACCGAACTGATTGAATCACTCAGTTTTCTGCTCAATATGCGACTCAATGCTCACCTCGAAAAACATGAGCGCGGACAGGTAATTGATAATTATATTTGCCCGAAGAAACTCAGCAACTTCGAACGTGATCTGTTGCGCGATGTTTTCAAAATCGTTGATCGTTTTAAAAAATATATCACGCATCACTTTAAGATCAATGTGGTGCGCTGA
- a CDS encoding 3'-5' exonuclease gives MFDKIKTHFNRKRLKDEQYAFLFEPYTGNEVVSFDCETTGLNPNVDEIISIGAVKIRDNTVLMSEKLELFLHPRQEISAESIRIHHILTCDLDGGVHQEEGVKQFLHFIGNRPLIGYYLEFDVAMINKVMKPLLGINLPNKQIEVSGLYYDKKIAMIPQGNVDLRFDSIMTDLGLPALAKHNAVGDAVMTALMYIKLQKVRYLDKGR, from the coding sequence ATGTTTGATAAAATCAAAACCCACTTTAATCGCAAGCGCCTGAAAGACGAGCAATATGCTTTTCTTTTTGAGCCGTACACAGGCAATGAAGTGGTCTCTTTTGATTGCGAAACGACTGGACTGAACCCGAATGTCGACGAAATAATTTCGATTGGCGCCGTGAAGATCCGTGACAATACGGTGCTCATGAGTGAAAAACTGGAGCTTTTCCTTCATCCACGTCAGGAAATTAGCGCGGAAAGTATCCGCATTCACCATATCCTGACCTGTGACCTCGATGGCGGCGTCCACCAAGAAGAAGGAGTCAAACAATTTCTGCACTTTATCGGCAATCGCCCGTTGATCGGTTATTACTTAGAATTCGATGTTGCTATGATCAATAAAGTTATGAAACCTCTCCTCGGAATCAACTTGCCGAATAAACAAATAGAAGTTTCTGGCTTATACTATGATAAGAAAATCGCTATGATTCCCCAAGGAAATGTAGACCTTCGTTTTGACTCCATTATGACCGATCTTGGACTCCCTGCACTGGCAAAGCATAATGCTGTTGGCGATGCGGTAATGACCGCCCTGATGTACATCAAGTTACAGAAAGTTCGTTACCTTGATAAGGGACGGTAA
- a CDS encoding ribonuclease J, with product MRQDKKKVSKITSSENVKGVKVTPLGGLGEIGLNLTCYETRHNMIIVDCGLMFPEDTQLGVDIVIPDMSYLVANITKVQGLFITHGHEDHIGAIPFLVRHIPGLKIFGTKLVIGFITHRLKERNLENAVELICVAPGDCVSVNEFDVEFIGVNHSIADACALAISTPSGVIIHTGDFKIDHTPVDHQVIDLASFARYGDNGVLALFSDSTNVESAGCSPTERGVEAALDDEISKCKGKVVTSTFSSNIHRIQTLLNIAKRQGRKVAFDGRSIVNNALLGRELGYLTYNDEDVVSIRDVKGMAPQKLLIITTGSQGEPYAALTRIATDNHANIKIKQGDTVIFSSKTIPGNERSVSKLINQIFMRGARVVYDKMRMVHASGHAYQEELKTMINLVRPHYFIPIHGEYRHLHHHAELAKAVGIAENNVFILRNGLPLQFDQTGAKLLPEVQNGRVFIDGRGMEDVEEPLLMDRRSLASDGVVVVHVAIGQQDGAILDGPHIITCGFEIAAHIRTQLEKDVLTFLQEAPTEMKGQWNLIKLEVRKTLRQSLKKRIDRKPMVLPVIVEI from the coding sequence ATGAGACAGGATAAAAAAAAAGTTAGTAAAATTACGAGCAGCGAAAATGTGAAAGGGGTGAAGGTTACCCCGCTCGGCGGACTGGGAGAAATTGGCCTTAACCTCACTTGCTATGAAACCCGCCACAATATGATTATTGTTGATTGCGGCCTGATGTTTCCGGAAGACACGCAGCTCGGTGTCGACATTGTCATTCCCGATATGAGTTATCTCGTCGCAAATATCACCAAAGTGCAAGGGCTCTTCATTACCCACGGTCACGAAGATCACATCGGCGCCATCCCGTTTCTCGTCCGACACATTCCCGGACTGAAAATTTTTGGCACAAAACTCGTCATTGGATTCATTACTCACCGCTTGAAAGAACGTAATCTGGAAAATGCGGTTGAGTTAATTTGCGTCGCACCGGGAGATTGCGTCAGTGTCAATGAATTTGACGTTGAATTTATCGGCGTGAATCACAGCATTGCCGATGCGTGTGCCTTAGCCATTTCGACGCCAAGTGGCGTGATTATTCACACCGGCGACTTCAAGATCGACCATACGCCCGTTGACCATCAAGTGATCGACCTCGCGTCATTTGCCCGTTATGGCGACAACGGGGTGCTCGCTCTCTTTTCTGACTCGACGAATGTGGAATCGGCTGGGTGCAGCCCGACGGAACGCGGCGTTGAAGCGGCACTGGACGATGAAATCAGTAAATGCAAAGGGAAAGTTGTCACCTCAACATTCTCCTCAAATATCCACCGCATACAAACCCTGTTAAATATTGCCAAACGGCAAGGACGTAAGGTAGCCTTTGACGGACGCAGTATCGTTAACAACGCCCTTCTCGGGCGAGAGTTAGGCTACCTGACGTATAACGACGAAGATGTCGTCAGCATACGCGATGTGAAAGGGATGGCACCACAAAAGCTGCTGATTATCACCACCGGCTCTCAAGGTGAACCGTATGCGGCATTGACCCGTATAGCGACAGATAACCACGCCAACATTAAGATTAAACAGGGCGATACGGTTATTTTCTCTTCAAAAACCATTCCAGGCAATGAGCGGAGTGTGTCGAAGCTGATCAATCAAATCTTCATGCGCGGAGCACGGGTTGTCTACGATAAGATGCGTATGGTTCACGCCTCTGGTCACGCCTACCAAGAAGAACTCAAAACCATGATCAATCTCGTTCGTCCGCACTACTTCATTCCCATTCATGGCGAATATCGTCACCTGCACCATCACGCTGAACTCGCAAAAGCGGTGGGAATTGCCGAGAACAACGTCTTTATCCTGCGTAACGGTCTGCCACTCCAATTTGACCAAACAGGAGCCAAGCTCCTTCCTGAAGTACAAAATGGCCGTGTCTTTATCGATGGTCGCGGCATGGAGGATGTTGAAGAGCCACTCCTGATGGATCGACGCTCCTTAGCCAGTGACGGCGTTGTCGTTGTTCATGTTGCCATTGGACAGCAGGATGGCGCGATTCTTGATGGCCCGCATATCATAACCTGCGGCTTTGAAATTGCCGCTCATATCCGCACCCAACTGGAGAAGGATGTATTGACATTCCTCCAAGAAGCGCCAACAGAAATGAAAGGGCAGTGGAATTTAATTAAACTAGAAGTGCGCAAAACCCTGCGGCAATCGCTCAAAAAGCGAATTGACCGCAAGCCTATGGTCTTGCCAGTTATCGTGGAGATATAG
- a CDS encoding undecaprenyl-diphosphate phosphatase, whose amino-acid sequence MTMVEAILLGILQGLAEFLPISSSGHLVIGQHYLEIQEPALLFDIMLHVGTLFAIMVYFREEIFRLLYACVSLFETSLSIQMDESKRMVGFIIVASIPTAIIGFTFKDTFAALFGNLTFVASMLYITALLTWATDRIAWADHGVGKMKLWHALVIGIAQGCAITPGISRSGSTIFAATLLGIDRQTAARFSFLISIPAILGALVLELRDVAELPDTSTWIIYGAGTLAAFVTGLGAIFLVMKLLTARKFYWFSLYCVVLASLVLLSDALVS is encoded by the coding sequence ATGACGATGGTAGAAGCGATCTTACTCGGCATTCTTCAGGGGCTGGCAGAATTTCTCCCGATCAGCTCTTCGGGGCATTTGGTTATCGGGCAACACTACTTGGAAATCCAAGAGCCCGCATTGCTTTTTGACATCATGCTCCATGTCGGGACGCTGTTCGCCATTATGGTCTATTTCCGGGAAGAAATTTTCCGCCTGCTCTACGCCTGCGTAAGCCTTTTCGAGACAAGCCTTTCAATACAAATGGACGAGTCGAAGCGGATGGTAGGCTTTATCATTGTCGCCTCGATCCCTACCGCTATCATTGGATTTACGTTTAAGGACACGTTTGCCGCTCTTTTTGGGAACCTTACTTTTGTGGCGTCGATGTTGTACATAACGGCACTCCTAACGTGGGCCACAGATCGTATTGCGTGGGCTGACCACGGTGTCGGAAAAATGAAACTCTGGCATGCGCTGGTGATCGGGATAGCACAAGGGTGCGCCATTACACCAGGGATTTCGCGTTCCGGTTCGACCATTTTCGCCGCAACATTGCTTGGCATAGACCGCCAGACCGCAGCTCGCTTCTCCTTCCTTATCAGCATACCGGCTATTTTAGGCGCGCTTGTCCTTGAACTGCGTGACGTCGCCGAACTTCCCGACACGTCAACATGGATCATCTATGGAGCAGGAACGCTGGCCGCCTTTGTTACCGGCTTAGGCGCTATCTTTCTTGTGATGAAACTCCTTACGGCACGAAAGTTTTACTGGTTTTCTCTCTATTGTGTCGTGTTGGCTTCTTTAGTGCTTTTGAGTGACGCCCTTGTGTCGTAA
- a CDS encoding DNA translocase FtsK 4TM domain-containing protein — MNGRLLLIFALSCLGIYISLSLGTYHSYDPTFSKAFFPYVAREIQNAGGYIGANIADILIHFFGVNSWLIPFAIGIIIYRLVFPGAATVVAGVVKRKIGRRIVAVIVFFLCISALTGIIFPADPLYPAEVHAGGLLAEELTKAGTLYLGHTGSLVVHFLLGIFAFLVLIDFPSGFQRKTEAEPISWHSLVWGRLKKPFYRQKVKKIEQQQRYEESLQTIENIVMDNDEKSAISTPPQNAIRDEKKLNSPVDRDDKHNVPPAQKTVKSYIR, encoded by the coding sequence ATGAATGGTCGCCTGCTCCTCATCTTTGCACTGAGTTGTCTTGGTATTTATATTTCGTTAAGTCTTGGCACGTATCACAGCTATGATCCCACTTTTTCCAAAGCCTTTTTCCCCTACGTAGCGCGTGAAATTCAGAATGCAGGCGGTTACATTGGGGCAAACATTGCCGATATTCTGATCCATTTCTTTGGCGTTAACAGTTGGCTTATTCCGTTTGCGATTGGAATTATTATCTATCGTCTGGTTTTTCCTGGTGCCGCCACAGTTGTAGCAGGCGTGGTCAAGCGTAAAATCGGCCGTCGCATTGTGGCTGTGATAGTCTTTTTCCTCTGCATCAGCGCTTTGACAGGAATAATTTTCCCAGCCGACCCCTTATATCCAGCCGAAGTGCATGCCGGCGGATTGCTTGCAGAAGAGCTTACCAAGGCAGGCACGCTCTACTTAGGGCACACGGGTTCTCTTGTGGTACACTTCTTGCTAGGAATTTTTGCATTTCTCGTATTAATCGATTTTCCCAGCGGGTTTCAGAGAAAAACAGAAGCCGAACCTATCTCATGGCATAGTCTTGTTTGGGGGCGACTCAAAAAGCCATTTTATCGTCAAAAAGTTAAAAAAATTGAACAACAACAGCGCTACGAAGAAAGTTTACAGACCATAGAAAATATAGTGATGGACAATGATGAAAAGAGTGCTATATCTACGCCGCCACAAAACGCTATCCGAGACGAGAAAAAGCTTAACTCGCCAGTGGATAGGGACGATAAGCACAACGTCCCCCCAGCGCAAAAAACGGTAAAATCATATATACGTTAA
- the mnmA gene encoding tRNA 2-thiouridine(34) synthase MnmA produces MSIFSSHTPHVGVALSGGVDSSMSVKVLQRYGYTVQGYTMSLWNPDQHKKQTMLNNARRVADFLGIEHHIIDLESPFREAVVHYFQREYLAGRTPNPCVQCNRHIKLGAFFNAVRANGGTHLATGHYAQIVTSDDNLRVGVSMADDPTKDQSYFLYAVERETLRSLLFPLANAHKYNIKAEARSLGLYNVIDESESQEICFVPNDDYRALLQELGAVNIPGSFLHASSGRVLGEHQGIWNYTVGQRKGLGVSYSEPLYVTYIDPATNTIYLDTLEHLATNEITVGELHWQYGYPLDLPLRGSVKLRYRSTPSPCTVEHHPSREGYIRITTDEPALGAVTPGQAAVVYNEARVVVCGGTIAPRA; encoded by the coding sequence GTGAGTATCTTCTCTTCACACACTCCCCATGTCGGCGTTGCGCTGAGTGGCGGGGTTGACAGTTCCATGTCGGTTAAAGTGCTGCAACGCTATGGCTACACCGTTCAGGGGTATACCATGTCGCTTTGGAACCCCGACCAGCACAAGAAACAAACTATGCTCAACAATGCACGTCGTGTCGCCGATTTTCTCGGCATCGAACACCATATCATCGACCTTGAATCACCATTTCGTGAGGCCGTGGTTCACTATTTTCAGCGCGAATACCTCGCTGGCCGTACCCCGAATCCTTGCGTGCAATGCAACCGACACATAAAGCTTGGCGCCTTTTTTAATGCCGTTCGCGCCAACGGAGGAACGCATTTAGCGACAGGGCACTACGCCCAAATCGTCACTTCCGATGACAATCTCCGCGTTGGCGTTTCAATGGCGGACGATCCGACCAAAGACCAATCCTATTTTCTCTACGCAGTAGAACGCGAAACGCTCCGTTCGCTCCTGTTTCCGCTGGCCAATGCGCATAAGTATAATATTAAAGCAGAAGCGCGCTCACTCGGCCTGTACAACGTTATCGACGAAAGCGAATCGCAAGAAATCTGTTTTGTCCCGAACGATGACTACCGTGCTCTTTTGCAAGAGCTCGGTGCCGTGAACATACCAGGATCTTTTTTGCATGCGTCAAGCGGGCGAGTCCTCGGTGAACACCAAGGAATTTGGAATTATACGGTAGGTCAGCGCAAAGGACTTGGTGTGAGCTACAGCGAACCGCTCTACGTTACATACATCGATCCAGCAACCAATACCATCTATCTCGACACACTTGAACACCTTGCGACGAACGAAATCACCGTTGGCGAACTCCACTGGCAATATGGCTACCCACTCGATCTTCCGTTACGTGGCAGCGTGAAACTGCGCTACCGCTCCACCCCTTCCCCGTGCACTGTCGAGCATCACCCAAGCCGCGAAGGATATATACGGATCACCACCGACGAACCAGCCCTTGGAGCGGTCACGCCTGGACAAGCTGCCGTGGTCTACAATGAGGCGCGAGTCGTTGTCTGCGGTGGCACTATCGCACCGCGCGCGTAA
- a CDS encoding glutaminase, which produces MISWQPIIDDVAREVSPHIGKGKVAAYIPELARVDANHFGMALCTPDGRTYCAGDASIPFSIQSISKVFTLTLALQLVGDDVWKRLGREPSGSAFNSLVQLEQERGIPRNPFINAGAHVVTDIILSRLQDAKLKVLHFVRGLCNNSSVVFDLAVARSEQATGFRNYAMANFLKSFGNLNNSPDAVLDAYFHHCSMSMTCVDVARACLFLCNSGILPESGECVVSPALTKRLNALMLTCGTYDSVGDFAFRVGLPAKSGVGGGIIAVLPGHFSVCVWSPCLNESGNSLAGTAALELLTEKSGLSIF; this is translated from the coding sequence ATGATCAGCTGGCAACCAATTATCGACGATGTTGCCCGTGAAGTCTCACCGCACATTGGAAAAGGCAAAGTTGCCGCCTACATACCGGAGCTCGCGCGCGTTGATGCCAACCATTTTGGCATGGCATTGTGCACCCCTGATGGTCGCACCTACTGTGCGGGTGATGCCTCCATCCCGTTTTCCATCCAAAGTATATCAAAAGTGTTCACCCTCACCCTCGCCTTGCAACTGGTGGGTGATGACGTCTGGAAACGACTTGGGCGCGAACCTTCAGGCAGTGCCTTCAATTCTCTTGTCCAGCTCGAACAAGAACGGGGCATTCCGCGCAATCCGTTTATTAACGCTGGTGCGCACGTTGTCACCGACATTATTCTCAGTCGATTACAAGACGCCAAGTTGAAAGTGCTCCATTTCGTCCGCGGCTTATGTAACAACAGCAGTGTTGTTTTTGACCTCGCCGTGGCGAGATCCGAACAGGCCACCGGGTTTCGCAATTATGCCATGGCAAATTTCCTCAAAAGTTTTGGTAACCTGAATAACTCACCCGATGCGGTTCTTGATGCCTACTTCCACCATTGTTCAATGTCGATGACCTGCGTTGATGTCGCACGCGCCTGCCTGTTCCTGTGCAATAGTGGCATCTTGCCTGAAAGCGGCGAATGCGTTGTTTCACCAGCCCTGACCAAACGGCTCAATGCGTTGATGCTGACGTGTGGCACGTATGACTCCGTTGGCGACTTTGCTTTCCGCGTCGGATTGCCCGCCAAAAGCGGTGTTGGTGGTGGCATTATTGCCGTGCTCCCCGGCCATTTTAGCGTCTGCGTCTGGTCTCCATGCCTGAACGAAAGCGGCAATTCGCTCGCTGGCACAGCGGCACTTGAACTACTCACCGAAAAATCGGGTCTTTCAATTTTCTGA